The following proteins come from a genomic window of Salvia hispanica cultivar TCC Black 2014 chromosome 4, UniMelb_Shisp_WGS_1.0, whole genome shotgun sequence:
- the LOC125223736 gene encoding uncharacterized protein LOC125223736 gives MAAEEPSNSSPQSMKITVQSNPSASQLSELGIKSWPKWGCSPGKYQLKFEAQETCYLVRGKVKVYPKNRGGGEEAVEFGAGDLVVIPKGLSCTWDVSIAVDKHYKFDAAASSSD, from the exons ATGGCAGCAGAAGAGCCCTCAAACTCATCACCACAAAGCATGAAAATCACAGTCCAAAGCAACCCTTCTGCATCACAGCTCTCTGAGCTCGGCATCAAATCTTGGCCCAA GTGGGGTTGCTCTCCCGGGAAATACCAGCTGAAATTCGAGGCACAAGAAACGTGCTATTTAGTGCGTGGGAAAGTGAAGGTGTATCCCAAAAACAGAGGGGGGGGAGAAGAGGCAGTGGAATTCGGGGCAGGAGATCTCGTTGTGATCCCAAAGGGGCTCAGCTGCACTTGGGATGTGTCCATCGCCGTTGATAAGCACTACAAGTTCGATGctgctgcttcttcttctgatTAA
- the LOC125222537 gene encoding alcohol dehydrogenase class-3 produces the protein MATQGQVITCKAAVAWEPNKPLVIEEVQVAPPQAGEVRIKILFTALCHTDAYTWSGKDPEGLFPCILGHEAAGIVESVGEGVTEVQAGDHVIPCYQAECKECKFCKSGKTNLCGKVRVATGVGVMLTDRKSRFSINEKPIYHFMGTSTFSQYTVVHDVSVAKIDPVAPLEKVCLLGCGVPTGLGAVWNTAKVEQGSIVAVFGLGTVGLAVAEGAKASGASRIIGIDIDTKKFDRAKDFGVTEFINPKDHEKPIQQVIVDLTDGGVDYSFECIGNVGVMRAALECCHKGWGTSVIVGVAASGQEISTRPFQLVTGRVWKGTAFGGFKSRSQVPWLVEKYLKKEIKVDEYITHTSTLPEINKAFDMMHEGMCLRVVLDMFE, from the exons ATGGCTACTCAAGGTCAAGTCATTACTTGCAAAG CGGCGGTGGCCTGGGAACCAAATAAACCTCTGGTGATCGAAGAGGTGCAGGTCGCACCGCCGCAAGCCGGAGAGGTTAGGATCAAAATCCTCTTCACCGCTCTCTGTCATACGGATGCCTACACCTGGAGCGGCAAG GATCCTGAAGGTCTATTCCCATGCATCCTTGGTCATGAAGCTGCTGG GATAGTTGAGAGTGTTGGTGAAGGTGTGACAGAAGTTCAAGCGGGCGATCATGTTATCCCCTGTTATCAAGCTGAGTGTAAGGAATGCAAGTTTTGCAAATCTGGTAAGACAAATCTCTGTGGGAAAGTCAGGGTAGCTACTGGAGTTGGAGTTATGTTGACTGACCGTAAAAGCCGCTTTTCCATCAATGAAAAGCCTATCTATCATTTCATGGGCACATCAACATTTAGTCAGTACACTGTTGTACATGATGTTAGCGTTGCCAAGATTGACCCTGTAGCACCATTGGAGAAAGTGTGTCTGCTCGGTTGTGGTGTTCCAACAG gTCTTGGAGCTGTTTGGAATACTGCAAAAGTAGAACAAGGTTCCATAGTTGCTGTATTTGGTCTCGGCACTGTTGGACTTGCT GTGGCTGAGGGTGCAAAAGCTTCTGGAGCTTCCCGCATCATTGGGATAGATATTGACACCAAAAAGTTTGATAGAG CAAAGGACTTTGGTGTGACTGAATTCATCAATCCAAAGGATCACGAGAAACCAATCCAGCAGGTCATTGTGGATCTAACAGATGGCGGTGTTGACTATAGTTTTGAATGCATTGGGAATGTGGGTGTGATGAGAGCTGCTCTAGAATGCTGTCATAAG GGTTGGGGAACATCAGTTATTGTGGGCGTTGCAGCTTCTGGTCAAGAGATCTCCACTCGTCCTTTTCAGCTGGTGACTGGCCGTGTCTGGAAGGGCACCGCATTTGGTGGCTTCAAAAGCCGCTCACAAGTACCATGGCTTGTCGAAAAGTATCTAAAGAAA GAAATCAAGGTTGATGAGTACATCACCCACACTTCTACACTGCCTGAGATCAACAAAGCCTTCGATATGATGCATGAAGGAATGTGCCTCCGTGTTGTGCTTGACATGTTCGAGTAA